The following proteins are co-located in the Campylobacter concisus genome:
- a CDS encoding DUF7338 family protein has translation MKLNQKQKLQILKNVAIELPIEILHFIVVPIALLACDEKSENLPKWAAWFDENDYGINGDDGWKNEHFPNGKNKTYWARLCWLYRNRIGNFSAKYLGVKVEDIDASSVKSVGNTLATENKGRESTQCLVTCRLKDGCERFGYYREIRYGKSKFYCRIYLGWKLMDICGMDEDNKNTYLEADDKKVLKSVWCVNPFKMVK, from the coding sequence ATGAAGCTAAACCAAAAGCAAAAACTACAAATTCTTAAAAATGTAGCTATTGAGTTACCTATCGAGATACTACACTTTATAGTAGTACCTATCGCTCTGCTAGCTTGCGATGAGAAAAGCGAGAATTTGCCTAAATGGGCGGCGTGGTTTGATGAGAACGACTATGGGATAAATGGCGACGACGGCTGGAAAAACGAGCACTTCCCAAACGGCAAAAATAAAACTTATTGGGCTAGGCTTTGTTGGCTATATCGTAACAGAATAGGAAACTTTAGTGCGAAGTATCTAGGTGTCAAAGTTGAAGATATAGATGCAAGCAGTGTTAAAAGTGTCGGTAATACTCTAGCTACAGAAAACAAAGGCAGAGAAAGCACTCAATGCCTAGTGACTTGCAGGCTTAAAGATGGATGTGAGCGCTTTGGTTATTACCGTGAGATTAGATACGGTAAATCTAAGTTTTATTGTAGGATATATCTAGGATGGAAGCTTATGGATATTTGTGGGATGGATGAAGATAACAAAAACACATATCTTGAAGCAGATGATAAGAAAGTGCTTAAAAGTGTTTGGTGCGTAAATCCGTTTAAAATGGTTAAATAG